The genomic DNA GTGTAGCCAAACGTAAGAAACTGCGAGATCGCCTTCCAATCTACGCGTCGTTCAACACGCTGGTCGGCCAAGATTGCCTTGATCTCTGATCCGAAACGAAAGCACCCTTGGTCTTCTTGATAGAACAGAGGCTTGATTCCCACCGGATCGCGAGTCAACCACAAGGCATGCTCGACGGCATCCCAAATCGCAAAGGCATACATCCCGCTGAGTCGTTCAATCAAGGCCTCGCGACCCCATTGGCGATACCCTAGAAGAATGACTTCGGTATCCGTTGTAGATCGAAAACGATGTCCAAGTTCAGTTAACTCGTTACGAAGTTCGCGATAGTTGTAGATCTCGCCATTAAAAACGATCCACGCGCCTGAGGCTTCGTCTTTCATCGGTTGGTGCCCATCGTCGCTCAGATCTAAGATCGACAAACGACGATGCCCGAGCATCACTGTGTCAAACGTCACCAAGCCACCGTCATCGGGCCCTCGGTGCATCAACGAGTCCACCATTTGCCTGCCGATAGCGGAATCAACTCGTGAAGGACCTGAGCGAACGTTTCGATAGTCAAAGAGGCCTGCAATTCCACACATGCAAAGTCGTACTTCTTGGGCTGGGTGTTAAGTTGAACGACGAGCGTGCGCAAGCACCGAGAGGCCAGCAATTCGCCTGAATAACGGATCGGTCACGCGTGCGAACCGAGGCAACCACCGGTCTGCTTTTAACATTTGAGAATTGACTGACTCATCCGCCAGACCGGCTTGCTGCCGAACCCGATTGTGAAACCACCACCCCGCTGCTCCGACCACGTTGACATACCTGAGCCGATGAACGTTCCAACCGGCCTGGGTCAATACTTCAGCAAGTCGCGTCCGAGAGTAGCGGCGATAGTGGCCAGCTTCTTCGTCCATCTTGCCGTACAACCAAGAATGTGCCGGCACAATCATCCCAAGCCCCGCACCAGGCTGGCAAGTTTCGAGCAACCATCGCATCGCCGCTACGTCGTCCTCGATATGCTCAAGCACATTGAGGCAAATGATGGAATC from Rubripirellula amarantea includes the following:
- a CDS encoding class I SAM-dependent methyltransferase — translated: MNDSQKPASLTSSQPDQAPDPVGAMTMSPAMHQMSAYPRYLMSLVTPVLGDRVWEIGVGHGQYTAELRRQSRCVLGTDIDRDCLSSVERRFKDDDQVRTGWIDLRDRDSVQQHRSFGADSIICLNVLEHIEDDVAAMRWLLETCQPGAGLGMIVPAHSWLYGKMDEEAGHYRRYSRTRLAEVLTQAGWNVHRLRYVNVVGAAGWWFHNRVRQQAGLADESVNSQMLKADRWLPRFARVTDPLFRRIAGLSVLAHARRST